In Lotus japonicus ecotype B-129 chromosome 5, LjGifu_v1.2, one genomic interval encodes:
- the LOC130719680 gene encoding F-box protein PP2-B11-like, which produces MEFLPEECIAAILSRTTPVDVARLSVVSKTFCSAANSDVVWKHFLPSEFKSIVSQSPSLANAPSKKALYLALSDHPIIIYEGKKSLQLDKKSGKKCYMLGVRDLFIASGDDERYWCYWKNFKGSRFPEVAKLRYVWWLGIRGMINTHFLSPNTQYGAFLVFKIKHYSYEFRDYPVELSLKNVCSGQSMTKNVCLWDPYLDGRRPHYRVEGLQCPSVRSDGWLEIEMGEFFNSGLEDEDLQMSVTEMQDYKSGLILEGIEVRPKKHN; this is translated from the exons atggaGTTTTTGCCAGAAGAATGCATTGCTGCCATACTGTCTCGCACCACTCCGGTGGATGTCGCCAGACTCTCCGTCGTTTCAAAGACCTTCTGTTCTGCTGCTAATTCTGATGTTGTCTGGAAACATTTTCTCCCTTCCGAATTCAAATCCATCGTTTCCCAGTCTCCTTCTCTTGCCAATGCTCCTTCAAAGAAAGCTCTCTATCTAGCTCTCTCTGATCATCCTATCATTATTTACGAGGGTAAAAAG AGCTTACAGTTGGACAAAAAGAGTGGGAAGAAGTGTTACATGCTTGGTGTCAGAGATCTTTTTATTGCTTCGGGTGACGATGAGCGTTACTGGTGCTACTGGAAAAACTTTAAAGGGTCCAG GTTTCCAGAAGTTGCTAAGCTTCGGTATGTGTGGTGGCTTGGAATTCGTGGGATGATAAACACCCATTTCTTGTCCCCAAATACTCAGTATGGAGCTTTTCTTGTGTTCAAGATTAAACATTATTCCTATGAATTTCGTGATTATCCGGTGGAATTATCATTAAAGAATGTATGTAGTGGCCAAAGCATGACAAAAAATGTTTGTTTATGGGATCCGTACTTGGACGGCAGGCGGCCGCACTACAGAGTAGAGGGATTGCAATGTCCGAGTGTGAGAAGCGATGGTTGGTTGGAGATTGAGATGGGGGAGTTCTTCAATTCAGGCctagaagatgaagatttgcAGATGAGTGTTACAGAGATGCAAGATTATAAGAGCGGTCTCATTCTTGAAGGAATAGAAGTTAGACCTAAGAAACACAATTAA
- the LOC130720282 gene encoding protein PELOTA 1, translating to MRIVRKDLVPNGPGSVKMVPVDPDDLWFAYNLIAPGDSVMAVTIRKVLREAANGGRDAERVKLKLEVKVEQVADYDKEGSLLRVRGKNVLENEHVKIGAFHTLELELQRPFVLRKDVWDSLALEVLKQASDPGASADLAVVLMQEGLAHILLVGRSMTITRSRIESSIPRKHGPAIAGYEKALNKFFENVLQAFLKHVDFNVVRCAVIASPGFTKDQFHRHLFLEAERRQLRTIIENKSRILLVHTTSGYKHSLREVLDAPNVMNLIKDTKAAQEVRVLQDFYNMLSNDSARACYGMKHVEVANERLAVQTLLITDELFRNSDIAARKKFVNLVNSIKDSGGTVHVFSSMHVSGEQLAQISGIAAILRFPLPDLEDIEM from the exons ATGAGAATCGTTCGCAAAGACCTTGTACCCAATGGACCTGGAAGCGTTAAG ATGGTGCCAGTGGATCCAGATGATTTATGGTTTGCATATAACTTGATAGCTCCTGGAGATTCAGTCATGGCTGTTACCATCAG GAAGGTTCTTAGAGAAGCTGCTAATGGTGGAAGAGATGCAGAAAGAGTGAAGTTGAAATTGGAAGTTAAAGTTGAACAG GTTGCTGATTATGATAAAGAAGGTTCTCTTTTGCGTGTTCGCGGAAAGAATGTTTTAGAGAATGAACATGTCAAG ATTGGAGCATTCCATACTTTAGAACTCGAGCTACAGCGACCTTTTGTGCTCAGAAAG GATGTCTGGGATTCTCTGGCTCTGGAGGTACTCAAGCAGGCTTCTG ATCCTGGTGCAAGTGCTGATCTAGCTGTTGTTTTGATGCAAGAAGGATTAGCTCATATCCTCCTTGTTGGTAGAAG TATGACTATTACTCGTTCGCGGATCGAAAGTTCAATTCCTCGTAAGCATGGGCCTGCTATAGCTGGTTATGAGAAA GCTTTGAATAAGTTCTTTGAGAATGTACTGCAG GCTTTCTTGAAACATGTGGATTTCAACGTCGTTCGTTGTGCTGTAATTGCAAGTCCAGGATTTACGAAA GATCAGTTTCATCGTCACTTATTTTTGGAGGCAGAAAGAAGACAGCTGCGAACTATTATTGAAAACAAGTCACGCATCCTTCTTGTGCACACGACCTCAGGATACAA GCATAGTTTAAGAGAGGTTCTGGATGCTCCAAATGTCATGAATTTGATAAAAGATACAAAGGCAGCGCAAGAG gTTCGAGTTCTGCAGGACTTCTACAACATGCTTTCAAAT GATTCAGCACGTGCTTGTTATGGAATGAAACATGTTGAGGTTGCTAATGAACGACTAGCTGTGCAGACTCTTCTAATTACAGATGAACTTTTCAG GAATTCGGATATAGCAGCAAGGAAAAAGTTTGTTAACTTGGTCAATTCAATTAAGGATTCAGGAGGCACCGTCCACGTATTTTCATCCATGCATGTCTCTGGAGAAC AGCTAGCACAGATAAGTGGCATTGCTGCAATTCTTCGGTTTCCTCTCCCTGATCTTGAAGACATTGAGATGTGA
- the LOC130718695 gene encoding uncharacterized protein LOC130718695 codes for MELEAEDEEWETRQQMSQPNANNSGGKVNWVFNRGIRLGKQVLMAGLVASSAPLVLPPLVVASAIGLTVSVPYAFFLASHACTQNLMSKLLPRPDIEILDINKETPLKGSEENRDTEMVDAQYMKNGENITSGNDYGQGVVEVAPELSHSQDVNDVFQQNGCCCDNNDNFCEGEEEKVRLREHDNVKLGAAIDGGMEGHLGGEINEEQPMNEGNGVVTTIEGLDEIGSEIENFETPFQVSIVLEECEDQVKEGDIEEEELQRETKGLLEKIRDEGRIDREGDESDQEIGLVIDNMEVAQEEKHGWETEGRVRNEEDPKVCEEMVQSRNDGDYVDSICIEVEIESSEPVSSFLEGEEFNNTNGSQKPMAEQYEKIQVESIGGLVMEMKVHDTSVTEVSSEVTGGKADAHTIFEEELKPLLGGPTAMQKGELYSNISDFVSQESQLHEYIEGMDSSDADAREIADESGLHLYDEKILDSDVHTCTIDLQEEPSNVRVDGDTDSMEVLVLSAEPESRPSECSSEENIICPSQELVFDEGNVWKQINAIRKIIGYEGTAQASCADELKALYIFTGVEPPTFLKQNLCDPAEINEKLHFLMSIVGIKSNMA; via the exons ATGGAATTAGAAGCTGAAGATGAAGAGTGGGAAACTAGACAACAGATGTCACAGCCTAATGCTAATAACAGTGGTGGCAAGGTGAATTGGGTTTTCAACAGAGGAATCAGGCTGGGAAAACAGGTCTTAATGGCTGGTCTTGTAGCATCTTCTGCCCCTTTGGTTCTTCCACCTCTTGTAGTTGCTTCTGCTATTGGCCTCACTGTTTCTGTACCTTATGCTTTCTTCTTGGCTAGCCATGCTTGCACTCAGAATTTGATGAGCAAGTTGCTTCCTAGGCCAGACATTGAAATTTTAGACATAAACAAAGAAACACCCCTCAAGGGtagtgaagaaaatagagatacTGAAATGGTTGATGCACAATATATGAAGAATGGGGAAAATATTACATCAGGGAATGACTATGGACAAGGGGTTGTTGAGGTTGCTCCAGAACTGTCACATTCACAAGATGTCAATGATGTCTTTCAGCAGAATGGCTGTTGCTGTGACAACAATGACAATTTTTGtgagggggaggaggagaaaGTGCGGTTGCGAGAGCATGATAATGTGAAACTTGGAGCTGCAATAGATGGTGGAATGGAAGGACACCTAGGAGGGGAAATTAATGAGGAGCAACCAATGAATGAGGGTAATGGAGTGGTAACAACAATTGAGGGCCTTGATGAGATTGGCagtgaaattgaaaattttgagacaCCCTTCCAGGTATCAATTGTTTTAGAGGAATGTGAGGATCAAGTGAAAGAGGGTGACATAGAGGAAGAAGAGTTGCAAAGAGAAACAAAGGGGCTGCTAGAAAAAATTAGAGATGAGGGTAGAATTGATAGAGAAGGAGATGAAAGTGATCAAGAAATTGGACTAGTTATAGACAATATGGAGGTAGCACAGGAAGAGAAACATGGTTGGGAAACTGAAGGAAGAGTGAGAAATGAAGAAGATCCAAAAGTGTGTGAGGAGATGGTTCAGTCAAGAAATGATGGTGATTATGTGGATTCTATATGCATTGAGGTGGAAATAGAATCAAGTGAACCTGTAAGCAGTTTCTTAGAAGGAGAAGAGTTTAACAATACAAATGGCTCCCAGAAGCCAATGGCTGAACAGTATGAGAAAATTCAAGTTGAATCAATTGGAGGTTTGGTGATGGAAATGAAGGTTCATGATACTTCAGTAACTGAGGTTTCATCTGAGGTTACCGGCGGAAAAGCTGATGCGCACACAATTTTTGAAGAGGAACTGAAGCCTCTATTGGGTGGTCCTACTGCAATGCAAAAAGGGGAGTTGTACAGTAACATTTCTGATTTTGTAAGTCAAGAATCTCAGTTGCATGAATATATTGAAGGTATGGACTCATCAGATGCAGATGCTAGAGAAATTGCAGATGAAAGTGGGCTTCACTTGTATGATGAAAAAATATTAGACTCTGATGTGCACACTTGTACAATCGATTTGCAAGAAG AACCTTCAAATGTTAGGGTTGATGGGGATACAGATTCGATGGAGGTTCTTGTTTTGTCTGCAGAACCAGAGTCTAGGCCATCTGAATGTTCCTCTGAAGAAAACATCATCTGCCCTTCTCAAGAG CTTGTATTCGATGAGGGAAACGTTTGGAAACAAATTAATGCTATCCGGAAGATAATAGGATATGAAGGTACAGCCCAAGCATCATGTGCAGATGAGTTGAAGGCTCTCTACATTTTCACTGGAGTAGAGCCCCCAACTTTTCTCAAGCAGAACTTGTGCGACCCTGCTGAAATCAATGAAAAGCTCCACTTCCTCATGTCCATAGTTGGAATCAAGTCAAATATGGCTTAA